GCGCAGCGGGTGCTGCCGGCGGCCCTCGGCCAGGGCCGCGGACACCGCCCGATCGAGCGCGGTCACCAGCCGCGCGCTGTCGACCGAGTGGGCCGTGTGCGCCCACTGGGCCAGCGACCGCGCCTTATTCCGCTGGATCCGGCCGACCATGTGCCAGTGCATATCCCGCAAGTCCTCCCGGGAGGAACTGCTTGCCAGGCGGGCGAGTTCGGCCACCTTCGCCGACGCTTCCTGGTCCCGAGATTCGCCAACGGACCGACAACCCAATCGGGACAAAATCGCGACATCGGTTGCTGGAAAGAATTTGGTAATGGGGAGAAGTTCAATTTCGCCGACATTGCGACCCGCCGCTTCCGCGGCCGCCGCAAGTCGCGAGCGCACGGCGGCCAATGCATGCGTCAATTCCGATTCGCGATCGCCCTGATTTCCCTGGTTCCCGTGGGCCGGCATGTCCACCGCCATGGCGGTCACTCCATCCAGACCAGCGACGCCAGCCGCCCGGTCGGCGCGTCCCGGCGATGACTGAACAGCGTCGGGTCGGCCACCGTGCAGCGCGGATCGACGTCGATCGACGAGACACCCAAATCCCTTAGCTGGCAAGCGATTCCGGCCCGAAGGTCGAGTCCGGCGGTGCCGGCCGCGGTGGTGGTGCGGCTGCCCGGCAATGCCGCCTCGACCTCGTCGGCCATCGCCGCGGGCA
The nucleotide sequence above comes from Mycobacterium malmoense. Encoded proteins:
- a CDS encoding YggS family pyridoxal phosphate-dependent enzyme, whose translation is MAVDMPAHGNQGNQGDRESELTHALAAVRSRLAAAAEAAGRNVGEIELLPITKFFPATDVAILSRLGCRSVGESRDQEASAKVAELARLASSSSREDLRDMHWHMVGRIQRNKARSLAQWAHTAHSVDSARLVTALDRAVSAALAEGRRQHPLRAYVEVSLDGDVSRGGVDITASGAVDEVCARVEESKSLELVGLMGIPPLNWDPDRAFDRLQSEHRRVLESHPNAVGLSAGMSSDFEIAVKHGSTCVRVGTALLGPRRLPSP